A genomic stretch from Anoplolepis gracilipes chromosome 16, ASM4749672v1, whole genome shotgun sequence includes:
- the LOC140674524 gene encoding uncharacterized protein, whose protein sequence is MAGQMQLIFLAIIALVHGKFVTEQNVSTNKETKIILDEKIDALLPSIHQYILENGLDPAQIPDYSEQFLPGIFIDLKKGWLQNLSLIRRTKHVIGIYKDKRITFDMDLGFNVLDCSYAYSLGMKFPFLKRRGDVFARFYQLNVNTVLTIDLSNYYIDLDSIKFSDVGKYDIKFEGHLLDRVLNVLTKVVTVFFEKFVLTSIEERSVKIFRAKIDEWNNSYPRPKCTLEEFINSLKAELEFL, encoded by the exons ATGGCCGGTCAAAtgcaattgatttttcttgcAATTATAGCGCTGGTGCATGGCAAGTTTGTAACCGAGCAGAACGT TTctacaaataaagaaacaaaaataatcctTGATGAGAAAATTGATGCTTTGTTACCATCGATACATCAGTATATTTTGGAAAACGGGTTAGATCCTGCGCAAATACCAGACTATTCCGAACAGTTTTTG ccTGGAATATTCATCGATCTTAAGAAAGGATGGCTGCAAAACTTATCGTTAATAAGACGCACCAAGCATGTAATTGGAATTTACAAGGATAAACGCATAACGTTCGATATGGATTTGGGATTTAATGTTTTAGAC TGTAGCTACGCATACTCTCTAGGAATGAAATTTCCCTTTTTAAAGAGGCGAGGTGACGTATTTGCTCGTTTCTACCAGCTGAACGTTAATACTGTGTTGACGATCGATCTATCTAATTATTACATAGATCTCGATTCCATTAAGTTCTCGGACGTCGg aaaatacGACATCAAATTTGAGGGACATCTTTTAGATCGTGTTTTGAACGTTCTGACTAAAGTAGTTACagtatttttcgaaaaatttgtattgaCAAGTATTGAGGAACGTTCAGTAAAGATTTTCCGTGCGAAAATCGATGAATGGAATAACAGTTATCCGCGACCAAAGTGTACGTTAGAAGAGTTTATCAATTCATTGAAAGCGGAGCtggaatttttgtaa
- the LOC140674543 gene encoding uncharacterized protein translates to MKLVYIVLIIICRTSTESETCDSTEIKNWNVNLNKLMDDFNPSIVQIVRKYGLDPLELPQTAQTLRMENPNFSESTVYKIDLVLKSGILKGLSNLERHNNATLTYANKLLKMDIGFEFEHLQGTYDYMLKLIFRNEGRIIATAKNVRAIINIIFNTRNYTLVLNKFDLQVPGRIKVTVENKKGSVDWINTAIVNIVTPFFKETITDAVRKEASNAIQTYFNEINHKIAPPKTLTRTLEYKLLDHSLTNVHQNLVF, encoded by the exons ATGAAGTTAGTTTACATTGtcttaataattatctgtCGGACTTCGACCGAGTCAGAAACTTG CGATAGTACcgagataaaaaattggaatGTTAATTTGAATAAGCTTATGGATGATTTCAATCCGTCTATTGTACAAATTGTCAGAAAATATGGCCTTGATCCACTCGAACTTCCACAAACTGCACAAACATTACGGATG GAAAATCCAAACTTCTCGGAATCGACAGTGTACAAAATTGATCTCGTTTTAAAATCAGGAATATTGAAAGGTTTATCCAATTTGGAGCGTCACAATAACGCTACTTTAACGTACgcaaataagttattaaagaTGGACATTGGCTTCGAATTTGAACATTTACAG GGAACGTATGATTACATGCTAAAACTGATCTTTCGAAATGAGGGTCGCATTATAGCTACAGCGAAAAACGTACGCgctataattaacattatattcaaCACAAGAAATTATACTTTGGTCCTCAACAAATTCGATTTACAAGTTCCTGG tCGCATTAAAGTAACAGTCGAAAATAAGAAGGGATCCGTGGATTGGATAAACACAGCTATCGTCAATATCGTAACTCCATTCTTTAAGGAAACAATTACGGACGCCGTTCGAAAGGAAGCATCGAATGCAATTCAAACATACTTCAATgagataaatcataaaatcgCTCCACCCAAAACGTTGACTCGtactttagaatataaattgttgGATCATAGTTTAACAAATGTACATCAAAATTTagttttctaa